The Thermoanaerobaculia bacterium genomic interval ACGCCGACGGCGTCGAGCGTCCCCCGGATGATGTGGTAGCGGACTCCCGGCAGGTCCTTCACGCGGCCGCCGCGGATCATCACGATCGAATGCTCCTGGAGGTTGTGGCCGACCCCCGGGATGTAGGTCGTGACCTCGGTGCCGTTCGTCAGACGCACGCGGGCGACCTTGCGGAGCGCCGAGTTCGGCTTCTTCGGCGTCGTCGTGTACACGCGCGTGCAGACGCCGCGCTTCTGCGGGGACGCATTCAGCGCCGGGCTCGCGGTCTTGTACCGGACCGCCTCCCGACCGCTCCGCACCAACTGGGAAATCGTCGGCATTCTCTTCAACCTCCGAATCCGCCGGGCAAAGAAACTTCACGCGGCGGCTTCGATACTTTCGTCTCCCCGGCCTCCGGGTCTTGCCGCACCCGTTGGCCGAGATCGATCGTCTCCCTGTCTTTCGGATAACTCCGAGAAGTCCCGGGGAAAACCCGCTAATACTAAGAGCCTAAGGGATCTCTGTCAAGCGGAAAACACACCGGAGCAAGGCGACGCTGCACACGGGGAGAGCGAATCCGGCTCCGGCGAGTCGCTCTCCCCTCCCCGACGCTCCCCGGCCCGCGGTCGAAGGCCGCCTGCGGCCCCGTCCACTCTCCCCTGTCCGGCGGGCAGAATCGGGCTTCCGAATCGAGCCATTCCTGGACAAGAACTATGAGGCGGGGGCCCGACAGGCCATCTCCGGACGCCTTCGTGGCCGCTCCTCAGCTGAGGGGCTTTCCGGCAGGCTCTTTGAAAACAATCGGATAGCACCGATCCGCGAGATCGCCTGGCTTCAGGGCGGTCCGAAGCTCGAGGAAAGAGGCTTGACGAGGCGAAGGGAGAGGTGGGTTCGCCCGGGACAGGCGAAGGGCAAGCCCGGGAATCGTCCGGCGCCGATCGCAGCCAGGAGCGGAAGGTCCGGTCCGTGGTAGACCTCGACGGGAAAGCCCCGCCGCTGCAATTCGAGCAGCACCGCCGTCTCCTCGACGATGTATCCCGCGAGCCGCTCCCGGCACTCTTCCGGAAGCGACGCCGGATCGATTCCCCGGGTTCTCCCGACGTAATCCGCGATCTCCCGCCGGACCGCGGCGCCGAAGGCGGCGTCCTCGTTCGCATGACGG includes:
- the rpsL gene encoding 30S ribosomal protein S12, with the translated sequence MPTISQLVRSGREAVRYKTASPALNASPQKRGVCTRVYTTTPKKPNSALRKVARVRLTNGTEVTTYIPGVGHNLQEHSIVMIRGGRVKDLPGVRYHIIRGTLDAVGVANRKQSRSKYGAKRPKA